A window of the Cystobacter fuscus genome harbors these coding sequences:
- a CDS encoding fatty acid desaturase family protein yields the protein MSESRFFRFSRWDILNVAVIPLHTAIYLTLAYEYKRLSPVALVALIPVLFAMSLQNGGANHNHYHTPFFRARWLNVATSMGFSMGGNPKTIYNLAHGLHHATVGEWNDASVLAILGVKRPLHQQLLAYVTFVFESLGAKYLILLILLKRWPVERLAAFAAPKTPESALHIFKRMQDPTVRRAVMLDVAAWAGFRLVLCLIDWRFFFFYFLPVTYLIGALRQAENYIQHWGATDPSDKKRDSVSCYGTLYNLLTFNLGYHQEHHLRPAVHWLKLPALTAELPADRRIVPLIHYVNLPIFYPEVAAGLAAKRAQGQALTVPEGVVGATGLPNEASSSDPQAPARS from the coding sequence ATGTCTGAAAGCCGCTTTTTCCGATTTTCCCGTTGGGACATCCTGAACGTCGCGGTCATTCCTTTACATACGGCGATCTATCTCACGCTCGCGTATGAGTACAAAAGGCTGTCCCCGGTCGCGCTCGTGGCCTTGATCCCGGTGCTGTTCGCGATGTCACTGCAGAACGGTGGCGCGAACCACAACCACTACCACACGCCGTTCTTCCGGGCGCGCTGGCTGAACGTGGCCACCAGCATGGGCTTCTCCATGGGGGGCAATCCAAAGACAATCTACAATCTGGCCCATGGGCTTCACCATGCCACCGTGGGCGAATGGAACGACGCCTCCGTCCTCGCCATCCTCGGTGTCAAGCGGCCGCTCCACCAGCAACTCCTCGCGTACGTGACGTTCGTGTTCGAGTCCCTCGGCGCGAAGTATCTGATCCTCCTGATCCTCCTCAAGCGATGGCCCGTCGAGCGCCTGGCCGCGTTCGCGGCGCCCAAGACTCCGGAATCGGCGCTCCACATCTTCAAACGGATGCAGGACCCCACCGTCCGCCGGGCCGTGATGCTCGATGTCGCGGCCTGGGCTGGCTTCCGCCTGGTGCTGTGCTTGATCGATTGGCGGTTCTTCTTCTTCTATTTCCTCCCGGTGACCTATCTCATCGGCGCGCTGCGCCAGGCCGAAAACTACATCCAGCACTGGGGTGCGACCGATCCCAGCGACAAGAAGCGGGACTCGGTCAGCTGCTACGGAACCCTGTACAACCTGCTGACGTTCAACCTCGGCTACCACCAGGAACATCACCTGCGCCCGGCGGTCCACTGGCTGAAGCTCCCGGCCTTGACCGCGGAGCTTCCGGCGGATCGGCGGATCGTTCCGCTGATCCACTACGTCAACCTGCCAATCTTCTACCCGGAGGTGGCCGCTGGGCTCGCGGCGAAGCGAGCCCAGGGCCAGGCGCTCACGGTGCCCGAAGGAGTCGTCGGAGCGACGGGCCTGCCGAACGAAGCATCGAGTAGTGATCCCCAGGCACCGGCTCGATCGTGA